In one Streptomyces sp. NBC_01288 genomic region, the following are encoded:
- a CDS encoding SCO4983 family protein, with translation MYEPIRTKSVHSTVARTPSSDIPHRSREEELDIQLAGHLAALLAVTDELRALEPSDELDVAAERLAGQLTRLRGASPSRASSAAASTSRLDALHLKAHALAGRALVVAASRADTAAAILSAERMDAHAVTVVA, from the coding sequence GATCCGCACGAAGTCGGTCCACAGCACGGTGGCCCGCACACCTTCCTCCGACATTCCGCATCGGTCGCGCGAGGAGGAACTGGACATTCAGCTTGCGGGGCATCTCGCCGCGCTGCTTGCGGTGACCGATGAACTGCGGGCGCTGGAGCCTTCCGACGAGTTGGACGTGGCTGCGGAGAGGCTTGCCGGGCAGTTGACGCGGTTGCGTGGGGCCTCGCCCAGCCGGGCGTCGTCTGCGGCCGCTTCTACGTCCCGTTTGGATGCGCTGCACCTGAAGGCTCATGCGCTTGCCGGGCGGGCGTTGGTTGTTGCGGCTTCCCGTGCGGATACTGCGGCGGCGATTCTGTCTGCCGAGCGGATGGATGCGCATGCGGTGACTGTGGTCGCCTGA
- a CDS encoding vWA domain-containing protein, with translation MRRLLALALGTAALLTACTSQPRQPATDNAPKPGTLRVLASSELSDMTPVFDQVRKDTGITIRPTYMGTLDAVNLLAKGEVDGRYDALWLSSNDYLRLRPDAAKKVVSETPIMSSPVAIGVKTATVTALGWTPGKVTWSQVEQAVQDGKLTYGMTDPARSNSGFSTLISVASALSGAQSALTDADVTKATPRLKEFFKGQKLTSGSSGWLATAYQRRGNVDALLNYESVLKGIPGLTVIRPSDGVVTADYPLTSLASTDATTRENVRRVTADLRADALQRLITTRTHRRPVVPSVPPASGLDTSRRRELPFPGSRSVADGLLDSYENKLRRPSRTVYVLDTSGSMDGDRLSRLKKALTDLTGDFRQREEVTLMPFGSAVKSVRTHVVSPSDPQAGLDAIRADTKALSASGNTAIYTSLEKAYEHLGTGGDTFTSIVLMTDGENTTGAKAKEFDGFYRQFPATQREIPVFPILFGDSDKAELQHIADLTGGRLFDARQGSLDGAFEEIRGYQ, from the coding sequence ATGAGACGCCTTCTCGCCCTCGCGCTCGGCACAGCCGCCCTGTTGACCGCGTGCACCTCGCAGCCCAGGCAACCCGCGACCGACAACGCCCCCAAGCCCGGCACCCTCCGCGTCCTCGCCTCCAGCGAACTCAGCGACATGACCCCGGTGTTCGACCAGGTCCGCAAGGACACCGGCATCACCATCCGTCCCACCTACATGGGCACCCTCGACGCGGTGAACCTGCTGGCGAAGGGCGAGGTCGACGGGCGGTACGACGCCCTGTGGCTGTCGTCGAACGACTATCTGCGGCTACGGCCCGACGCGGCGAAGAAGGTCGTGTCGGAGACCCCGATCATGTCGAGCCCGGTCGCGATCGGTGTGAAGACGGCCACCGTCACGGCCCTGGGCTGGACGCCCGGCAAGGTGACCTGGTCGCAGGTCGAACAGGCCGTCCAGGACGGCAAGTTGACCTACGGCATGACGGACCCGGCGCGCTCCAACTCCGGTTTCTCGACCCTCATCTCCGTCGCCTCCGCCCTCTCCGGCGCCCAGTCGGCGCTCACCGACGCGGACGTCACCAAGGCGACTCCCCGGCTGAAGGAGTTCTTCAAGGGGCAGAAGCTGACGTCGGGTTCCTCGGGCTGGCTGGCCACGGCCTACCAACGCCGGGGAAACGTCGACGCGTTGCTCAACTACGAGTCCGTCCTCAAGGGCATCCCGGGCCTGACGGTGATCCGCCCGAGCGACGGAGTCGTCACCGCCGACTACCCGTTGACCTCCCTCGCCTCGACGGACGCCACGACCCGCGAGAACGTCCGGCGCGTCACGGCGGACCTGCGCGCGGACGCCCTCCAGCGGCTCATCACGACCCGCACGCACCGCCGCCCGGTCGTCCCCTCCGTACCGCCCGCGTCCGGCCTGGACACCAGCCGACGGCGTGAACTCCCGTTCCCCGGCAGCCGGTCGGTCGCCGACGGGCTCCTCGACTCGTACGAGAACAAGCTGCGCCGGCCCTCGCGGACCGTATACGTCCTCGACACCTCGGGCTCGATGGACGGCGACCGGCTGTCCCGGCTGAAGAAGGCCCTCACCGATCTGACCGGGGACTTCCGGCAGCGCGAGGAGGTCACGCTGATGCCCTTCGGGTCGGCCGTGAAGAGTGTGCGGACGCATGTGGTGAGCCCGAGCGATCCGCAGGCCGGGCTCGACGCCATCCGCGCGGACACGAAGGCGCTCAGCGCCTCCGGCAACACCGCGATCTACACCTCGCTGGAGAAGGCGTACGAGCATCTCGGCACCGGCGGCGACACGTTCACCTCGATCGTGCTGATGACCGACGGCGAGAACACGACCGGCGCCAAGGCGAAGGAGTTCGACGGCTTCTACCGGCAATTCCCCGCCACCCAGCGGGAGATACCCGTCTTCCCCATCCTCTTCGGCGATTCGGACAAGGCGGAGCTCCAGCACATCGCCGATCTGACCGGCGGCCGGCTCTTCGACGCCCGACAGGGCTCGCTGGACGGCGCCTTCGAGGAGATCCGTGGCTACCAGTAG
- a CDS encoding substrate-binding domain-containing protein, with protein MRRIAGIVLAVLLIGGVVAAVVAGRDNGDKGTATKTVRGVIGSEKADFFADPDVVKALAAKGFTVRTETSGSWAMEGLNLKGYDFAFPSSQAPADALAAKYEVRQPLPRPFYSPLVVVAHRSAAQVLADNGLATLDKSQDRGTLKMGAYLDAAQRDLTWQQLKGADRHGELTGTLYIATTDPETSNSGALYLAAASYVANGGRVAASSADVDRTAPLMHKLISVQGAQQSSSDAPFRDFISGAGNPLVLVYESQVASLLLDKQPVGDLVVLYPDTTANSDHTVVPLTPEGRALGQLLSSDPALRRLAVRHGFRPQGDTAEFVAATAAHSSYLNQTLTGVRQAPVPTSTVLHDMARRARG; from the coding sequence GTGAGACGTATCGCGGGAATCGTCCTCGCGGTGTTGCTGATCGGTGGCGTGGTGGCAGCCGTCGTAGCGGGCCGGGACAACGGGGACAAGGGCACGGCAACGAAGACCGTGCGTGGTGTGATCGGTTCGGAGAAGGCGGACTTCTTCGCCGATCCCGATGTGGTGAAGGCCCTCGCCGCCAAGGGCTTCACCGTGCGGACGGAGACCTCCGGGTCCTGGGCCATGGAGGGGCTCAACCTCAAGGGGTACGACTTCGCCTTCCCCTCCAGTCAGGCGCCGGCCGACGCGCTCGCCGCCAAGTACGAGGTGCGGCAGCCCTTGCCTCGGCCCTTCTACTCGCCGCTCGTCGTCGTGGCCCACCGCAGCGCCGCCCAGGTCCTCGCGGACAACGGGCTCGCCACGCTGGACAAGAGCCAGGACCGCGGCACCCTGAAGATGGGCGCCTATCTCGATGCCGCCCAGCGGGATCTGACCTGGCAGCAGCTCAAGGGGGCCGACAGACATGGGGAGTTGACCGGCACCCTCTACATCGCCACCACCGACCCGGAGACCTCCAACTCGGGTGCTCTGTACCTCGCCGCCGCCTCCTACGTCGCCAACGGCGGGCGGGTGGCCGCCAGTAGCGCCGATGTGGATCGCACCGCGCCTCTGATGCACAAGTTGATCAGCGTGCAAGGGGCCCAACAGTCCAGCTCGGACGCGCCGTTCAGGGATTTCATCAGCGGCGCCGGCAATCCGCTGGTCCTCGTGTACGAGTCGCAGGTGGCCTCGCTGCTCCTCGACAAGCAGCCGGTCGGCGACCTCGTCGTGCTCTACCCGGACACCACGGCCAACAGCGACCACACCGTCGTACCGCTCACTCCGGAGGGCCGCGCACTCGGTCAACTCCTCAGCAGCGACCCGGCGTTGCGCAGGCTCGCCGTACGGCACGGGTTCCGGCCGCAGGGTGACACCGCCGAGTTCGTCGCGGCCACCGCCGCCCACTCCAGCTATCTCAACCAGACGCTGACCGGCGTCCGGCAGGCGCCCGTGCCCACCTCGACGGTGCTGCACGACATGGCGCGCCGGGCGCGCGGTTGA
- a CDS encoding toxic anion resistance protein produces MSGSFNTSQNSSQHTQSGDDVFTLTPPEAVVPVPKERAGGLVPVDESVRADMAQKAAAYVDGLASLDARSPEFAGKVGEISALGAGEMRTATAQSNRMLERTVRSLPSKGGDAQSQVAGSLVELRRVVEDLDPRDLSASKGRKFLSRLPGGNKLRDHVAKYASAQGTLNKIVGSLRGGQDELRRDNAALQTERVRLWETMGKLQEYVVLTQALDTAVEQHITGVEAADPSQADTLRADVLFPVRQKHQDLLTQLAVCAQGYLAMDVVRRNNDELIKGVDRAATTTVSALRISVMLASALDNQRKVVDQVNALRGTTEDLIRGNAEMLSTQSGEIQRIAADPAVGAETLRTAFQQIYRTLDAIDTYKVQATEVMAATVESLTSELQNAGTYLERSRSQSAMEGGLG; encoded by the coding sequence ATGAGCGGCAGTTTCAACACCAGCCAGAACAGCAGTCAGCACACTCAGAGCGGGGACGACGTCTTCACCCTCACCCCACCGGAGGCCGTCGTGCCGGTGCCGAAGGAGAGGGCCGGCGGGCTCGTGCCCGTGGACGAGAGTGTCCGTGCGGACATGGCCCAGAAGGCCGCCGCCTATGTCGACGGGCTCGCCTCCCTCGATGCCCGCTCGCCCGAATTCGCGGGCAAGGTCGGGGAGATCAGCGCGCTCGGCGCCGGTGAGATGCGCACCGCCACCGCGCAGTCCAACCGGATGCTGGAGCGGACCGTGCGCAGCCTGCCGTCGAAGGGCGGGGACGCCCAGTCGCAGGTGGCGGGCTCGCTCGTCGAACTCCGGCGTGTGGTCGAGGACTTGGACCCGCGTGATCTGTCCGCCTCCAAGGGAAGGAAGTTCCTGTCCCGGCTTCCCGGCGGCAACAAGCTGCGCGACCACGTCGCCAAGTACGCCTCCGCGCAGGGGACGTTGAACAAGATCGTGGGCTCTCTCCGCGGTGGCCAGGACGAACTCCGGCGTGACAACGCGGCATTGCAGACCGAGCGGGTCCGCCTCTGGGAGACCATGGGCAAGCTCCAGGAGTACGTCGTCCTGACCCAGGCTCTCGACACGGCCGTCGAGCAGCACATCACCGGCGTCGAGGCCGCCGATCCGAGCCAGGCCGACACCCTCCGCGCGGACGTCCTCTTCCCGGTCCGGCAGAAGCACCAGGACCTGCTGACCCAGCTCGCGGTGTGCGCGCAGGGCTACTTGGCGATGGACGTCGTACGGCGCAACAACGACGAGCTGATCAAGGGTGTGGACCGGGCGGCCACGACCACCGTCTCCGCCCTCCGCATCTCGGTCATGCTCGCCTCCGCGCTCGACAACCAGCGCAAGGTCGTCGACCAGGTCAACGCCCTGCGCGGCACGACCGAGGACCTCATCCGGGGCAACGCCGAGATGCTCTCCACGCAGAGCGGCGAGATCCAGCGCATCGCGGCCGACCCGGCGGTGGGCGCGGAGACGCTCCGTACCGCCTTCCAGCAGATCTACCGCACGCTCGACGCCATCGACACCTACAAGGTCCAGGCGACCGAGGTGATGGCGGCGACCGTGGAGTCCCTGACGTCCGAACTCCAGAACGCCGGCACGTACTTGGAGCGGAGCCGGTCGCAGAGTGCGATGGAGGGTGGGCTCGGATGA